The Tenebrio molitor chromosome 7, icTenMoli1.1, whole genome shotgun sequence region tttttaaggAACTTCGGGAAGGTGGGGGCCTTGGTGGTGGAAGCTTTGAACTCTCAACTAGGATGAAATTTTACCGTTGCAAAAACTTCATTAGGTTATGATCTCTAGTACAATCTTAGAGGACGACCTCTAAAACTGACTTCTGCACTGACTCTTGTTCCTAGAACAAATTTTGTAACGGTAAAAAGCAACGCTGTCTCTCTTCTAATACCTTTCTTTTAggttatttatattatttattatttaacttTGTGTATATATCTAAAATTAAGTAACGATTATTTATACCACTTATTTTATATAACACGTTCTTAAGTCGTATTTTAAtagagaatttttaaaaaacggTCTTTTATTTAcctcaaaaaaaatatacaaatcaCGCATCCAGCATGCTCAACCTGTCTTGAGTCAAAATGGCGACATCTACCATCGCTTCGGGAACTAACAATTCCGCAACGGTGTATTTTTGCGATTCTTCATAAGCGTACATGATGCTAGTGTCGTACAGCATCATTTTGCTTTGAGTGAGcgcaaaaatacaatttctcAACCGCCCGATTGTTGCCCTCTCAGGTTTAGACACGAcctaaaacattatttttactcattaaaaaaaaaaaaaaaaaacagacgcTCACTTCTTCCAGATTTTGAACGAATCCCCCTACACCCTCTTCCGCGTTACTTGCAGTAGGATAAATCCATATGAAACCGTTATTTCCCAAAATAATACTCGCACCTACGTacaaattatgaaaatgtGTTTTGCTTCGTTTTATCAGAGATGGAAAAACCTTCAGTAGTACACCTTGAGAAAGCTAAAAAGTAATCGCGTCACACCTGACGGtcaagatttttatttttacttttccgTATTTTAAACTTCTTGTGTGTAACGATAGAGAGCCGTCTGAAAAAACGCTTTGCACTTCTGCACTGATGAGATCTCCTTCTTGAAGATACTGTCTCATCATGTGTTCATCTTCAGCAGATCTGCGTCTCTagggaaatgtcaaaaaaaaactatcaactcatttttttttaataattgaactGTTCCAAACTGacaaacttattttttgatcATGGATAACCAAATCAACTTTTAGACCCttgaaaaacattatttttgagACAAGTCCTACAACATGGGTCATATCAGACCCCATTTGCAAAACGTGATAAATAACTTTagttaaaatacaaaaagaaaaataaccgATTTAGAATATGCAACTATAAACTCAATTGAAATAATATTGGGTCATATAGGACCCAATATTATTGGGGGTTAATCACTTACCAATTCCCCTCCAGGTAAATTGACTGAAGACAACAACAGCACCGAATCCAATCGCGAATTCGTGTCGACTTTCCATCGCTTCTGTTGGACTTCTGTGATTCTTCCTACAACCACATCTCCAACTTCACCATTGTACCGACTCTTTAAGGGACGAATAGAGATTAAATTGTTGACTTGCTCCTTAACTCCCGCAACAGATGACTTTAAAAATCCATTCTCTTCATAAGTTCCGTGTCCTCTATTGATAAATACGCGTTACAATCAGCAAACAACAAATTAGCAACGACCTAACCTCATAAATTCATTTTGTTCTGTGATGACTTGTCCCGGGGTGAATATCTTCGGCACCCTTCTGTTAACACCTACCGAAGGATTCACTCTGTGGGCGGCGAGTCTTATGTGGATTttttgcggcatttcaaaaaaaaagtacaataACTCCAACTACTGTTTACATTTTAAGGTTAGGACACATCAACATAAAGCATGGAAATTATTAGGGATATTATATTCTTCAGGTTTGATACAAGATCGTCGTTAACTTCACGTTTGTTTTTCTCAATGACAGTTCTCCAAttctttgacagttttttaAGGTTAGATACGTCAgctaattattttcaattggtGTTATCAGCCGCGTTTCAATTTTGTGACGTGTTATGATTACTTGAGTgtcgaaaaatgaaaaattatgagTAGAGTGGTGTAATGCAAACATGAATCTTTTAAGTGTAATTAACCTCTTTCTTCCCGTGATTGTGTTGGGGCATGACATCAAAGGCTTCGATGACACGGTTTTGTTCGACATACATTGGCCAGGTGACAACATCGAAGGTATTGACTCTATCAATACAGAAGATTTGATCGTGACCACCTCACATCAAGAAAAATATCGCTGTATTTTACCCAACGTTCAAGAAAAGGAATCCATCAGTGAGGATAAATACGAAGGTCCTACGGCTTTAGAACTAATTTCGCCCTTATTCTCCCAATCGTCGTGCACGTATCGGTTAGAATCATACTGGACATACGAGGTTTGTCACGGTAGATTTATCCGTCAGTACCATGAAGACCGtgaaggtaagaaagttaaattaCAAGAGTACACGTTGGGCCGGTGGGATGACAAATTGTACGAAAAAGCTCTATCAGAGATGAAAGAATCAGAAACTGATAGAAATGCGCAAATTCCTGTGAAAAAAATCGACAACGTCAATCTTCCGTATGTTGAGATTTTGATGGGGAACGGGACTCAGTGCGACTTAAACCAGAATAAACCGCGTCAAACTAGAGTCTTATACGTGTGTTACATCCACGGCAAACACGAGGTTTACTCGCTGAAGGAGACCTCGACGTGccagtatgaaataataatCTTGTCCCCTCTTGTCTGTGCCCACCCCAAATACAAGCCCAAAGAAACGGgcgaaaataaaatcaattgcGTCCCTTTGGAAGACAGCCCCAAGAAGCCTTACAACCTCGTCAAGATGAAAGTCGAGAGCGTTAAATTGCGCAGGAAGTCGGATCTCGACAGGATCAGAGTGGAATTCGTGCCGCCCCCCGACTTCCAGGACAAAGAGGAGACGACCAAAGCGCCGGAGACCAAGCCCCAGGACACGTCGCCAGTGCAGAGTTTTTTGGCGGGAAAGAATTGCCTGACCGGAGGGACGGGCTGGTGGAGATACGAGTTTTGTTACGGAAAGTCAGTGGAACAATACCACATCGAAAAAGACGGCTCTAAAGTCACAATCAAGCTCGGGACTTTCAACAAACAGAAACATTTAGACTGGATCGAGCAGCACCCGCACAAGAGACCCAAGCCTTTGTCACAGAGGACCCAGCTGTCCCACTTGTACTCAGACGGGAGCGTTTGCGACAAAACCGGAAAGCCCCGCCAAACCGAAGTGAAACTCAAGTGCTTAGAAGATTCGACAAATCTCAACACCGTGTCGTTGTATTTGCTGGAACCGCGATACTGCGAATACATTCTGGGGGTCGAGTCGCCCTTAGTTTGCGACATCTTGTCGAAGGCTGATGAAAACGGATTGATCGAAGTCTGGGACGATGACGGCGTCATCGAAAACGAAATCCCCACCGTCAACATTAAATTGTAGACATTCACGACGTATTGTTTCGTaatcatccaaaaaaaaactgttgtttgttaatttattaggGACTgtaaagaaatgtcaacaataaaaagtgttttttaaaCAGCGTTGCATTCTTCAGGTTgcgattacattttttttgagagGTAAAAACAAGAGTCTGGGAGAAATCTTGTCCAGCACCTCGTATTCTGCAGAATAGGAATCAGTGTTAAAACGAACAGTTGGTAAAACtgtgacatttaattttcccCTTAAATGGCACTTTGGTTTATTTAATACATGTAGGtacttaaaataaataatttacaaacaaCTAACTTGGAAAGACTAGCTTAACAGATCTACAAgtcttattgttattatttatttaggtgtacattataatataattatgtaaatgctGTAATATCACAGTTGCAAAACGCAGTGCTTGTATACCTAAATATTTGGTAATTTCTAGAATCAGACAATTTTTTCTGTTGTAAAATTCTTATTgctttttgttctttttatcaaatattttcatcaaGTTTCGGGACATGTAATACGGTTTCTCACTAGACCCATCATTACGCTCACAATCCTCAACTGTGGAAGAGGATCGTAAGTTGAGgtttacacatttttgtcGTATACTTACGGAAGCACAAGAAGAGAGTGTCCACAGCCATACTGTACACGCTGAAAAACACCGACGCTATGATGTACGTAATTATCATGATCACAATAACAGGAACTACATTGTAATTCAGGCCGGAATTATCAATTCCAGTTAAGTCGGTGGCGAAAAACAGGTAGGAAAGTGCACCAACTCCCATCGTGATGACAAGCTTTCCCAAGAAGAAGAGGAAATCGGTGAcctgtcaaaaaacgtaaaaatggCGAACCACCATCTTGAATTTTTTACCTTATCCAAAACGAAAACTCTAACTATGTTCCGCATCAAGAGCAAGAACGCGTCTTTGGCACTAGCACAAAAGTTTTTCCCGTGAATGGCACACATTATGTACGCGTTGCGATTGATAAACTTCAAAAACTTCTCCAGACACCAGAAGAAACACTTACAACAACACAAAATGGCTCTGGTGATCTCGTTATCGtactttttcagtttttggtCGACGTATTCCAGCATTATGCGTATCAATCGGCATATGGTTATGATCAAGGAACCAAAAGCGAGAGTACCGATGTGGTACCTGAGCACTCTGCAAGTTGCGTCTAGTACCGCGAAGAACGGAAGATTTGACTTTCGGAACGTCCAGTACCAGGTGGCGAACACCGAAGCCAAAATCATCTGGCCCAGAGCTGAAACGAAGAAGGACCCCCAAAGGAAAGCGAGCAGGTTGAACGCTAAAAGGAAATTTAGTATTTGCGTGTGCAAGAGTTGTGCGAGCTTACCTTGCAAGTATGGGTACAGTACGGGATTGTTCATCGCGATAAATTTGCATGTCACGTTTGAACACAAATTATACTGGTCCGTCATACAATCTTGAGCAAATTTCTCTGGTTCACATATCATGCCGtcctaaagaaaaattaaatatgtagtgatgaaaataaaaatgtggaaGGTTTTCTACCTTGTAGCCTTGCGCCGAGCAAGGGCAAGTGCTGTTTGCCATGCCGCGAATTTTGTACTGAGGCTCTCCTGTAGTGGCCAGGTACAAGGCAACACAAATAGTGAAGGCGATGACTGCCAGTTGAAAAATCCAAGGGAACAGAGGGAAGAACAAAACGGAAGTGACCGAACTGACAGCTCTGCAAAACAGGGAAGAGTGATGGGAACGGACAGTTCGTCGCGTACTCACTTGCTGCCCTCCTTGACCAAAGCGATGGCCAAAAGAATCCTTTTCCGTAAGAAGATGAGGATCAGAAGGACTATAGCGAGGGCTATCGAAGAAATGATCAACAAGACGAGCCAAGTGTCTTTTTTGGTGGCATACGactcaaaaacatttttgtcgtCGGTATCGTCGAGGATTGGGTCGTTCTTCAGTTCGATGTACTTGCGAGTGGTAAAGTA contains the following coding sequences:
- the Rrp4 gene encoding exosome complex component RRP4, which translates into the protein MPQKIHIRLAAHRVNPSVGVNRRVPKIFTPGQVITEQNEFMRGHGTYEENGFLKSSVAGVKEQVNNLISIRPLKSRYNGEVGDVVVGRITEVQQKRWKVDTNSRLDSVLLLSSVNLPGGELRRRSAEDEHMMRQYLQEGDLISAEVQSVFSDGSLSLHTRSLKYGKLSQGVLLKVFPSLIKRSKTHFHNLYVGASIILGNNGFIWIYPTASNAEEGVGGFVQNLEEVVSKPERATIGRLRNCIFALTQSKMMLYDTSIMYAYEESQKYTVAELLVPEAMVDVAILTQDRLSMLDA
- the LOC138135146 gene encoding endoplasmic reticulum lectin 1, producing MNLLSVINLFLPVIVLGHDIKGFDDTVLFDIHWPGDNIEGIDSINTEDLIVTTSHQEKYRCILPNVQEKESISEDKYEGPTALELISPLFSQSSCTYRLESYWTYEVCHGRFIRQYHEDREGKKVKLQEYTLGRWDDKLYEKALSEMKESETDRNAQIPVKKIDNVNLPYVEILMGNGTQCDLNQNKPRQTRVLYVCYIHGKHEVYSLKETSTCQYEIIILSPLVCAHPKYKPKETGENKINCVPLEDSPKKPYNLVKMKVESVKLRRKSDLDRIRVEFVPPPDFQDKEETTKAPETKPQDTSPVQSFLAGKNCLTGGTGWWRYEFCYGKSVEQYHIEKDGSKVTIKLGTFNKQKHLDWIEQHPHKRPKPLSQRTQLSHLYSDGSVCDKTGKPRQTEVKLKCLEDSTNLNTVSLYLLEPRYCEYILGVESPLVCDILSKADENGLIEVWDDDGVIENEIPTVNIKL
- the Ctl2 gene encoding choline transporter-like 2 isoform X1, producing the protein MSVKHTRSADVRQAPQLIRIFSCRVVHGQKMAKSQVPADLGQPIPYDPDFNGPLKNRSCTDIICLLLFLIFIGCWAGIAIYAFTSGDPYTLLVPRDSAGSRCGLDHNVKDKPYLFFFDLTKCFGPTVPFTGCPTTQVCVKECPSEYFYFPNQEEEFRKLICSYDVTPTDKIEAKDAVEKKKCAEWYLKSQPLLNRCLYNIGDRKSLKGDIGRKKGDEISEMKRHLNTFAMWTSLFVQNTIGYFTESEEAHQIGQNVVDDLINSWWKILIGVAIAVAICIIYIVIMRWLAALMVWLSLVGVLALLIAAVYFTTRKYIELKNDPILDDTDDKNVFESYATKKDTWLVLLIISSIALAIVLLILIFLRKRILLAIALVKEGSKAVSSVTSVLFFPLFPWIFQLAVIAFTICVALYLATTGEPQYKIRGMANSTCPCSAQGYKDGMICEPEKFAQDCMTDQYNLCSNVTCKFIAMNNPVLYPYLQAFNLLAFLWGSFFVSALGQMILASVFATWYWTFRKSNLPFFAVLDATCRVLRYHIGTLAFGSLIITICRLIRIMLEYVDQKLKKYDNEITRAILCCCKCFFWCLEKFLKFINRNAYIMCAIHGKNFCASAKDAFLLLMRNIVRVFVLDKVTDFLFFLGKLVITMGVGALSYLFFATDLTGIDNSGLNYNVVPVIVIMIITYIIASVFFSVYSMAVDTLFLCFLEDCERNDGSSEKPYYMSRNLMKIFDKKNKKQ
- the Ctl2 gene encoding choline transporter-like 2 isoform X3, coding for MAKSQVPADLGQPIPYDPDFNGPLKNRSCTDIICLLLFLIFIGCWAGIAIYAFTSGDPYTLLVPRDSAGSRCGLDHNVKDKPYLFFFDLTKCFGPTVPFTGCPTTQVCVKECPSEYFYFPNQEEEFRKLICSYDVTPTDKIEAKDAVEKKKCAEWYLKSQPLLNRCLYNIGDRKSLKGDIGRKKGDEISEMKRHLNTFAMWTSLFVQNTIGYFTESEEAHQIGQNVVDDLINSWWKILIGVAIAVAICIIYIVIMRWLAALMVWLSLVGVLALLIAAVYFTTRKYIELKNDPILDDTDDKNVFESYATKKDTWLVLLIISSIALAIVLLILIFLRKRILLAIALVKEGSKAVSSVTSVLFFPLFPWIFQLAVIAFTICVALYLATTGEPQYKIRGMANSTCPCSAQGYKDGMICEPEKFAQDCMTDQYNLCSNVTCKFIAMNNPVLYPYLQAFNLLAFLWGSFFVSALGQMILASVFATWYWTFRKSNLPFFAVLDATCRVLRYHIGTLAFGSLIITICRLIRIMLEYVDQKLKKYDNEITRAILCCCKCFFWCLEKFLKFINRNAYIMCAIHGKNFCASAKDAFLLLMRNIVRVFVLDKVTDFLFFLGKLVITMGVGALSYLFFATDLTGIDNSGLNYNVVPVIVIMIITYIIASVFFSVYSMAVDTLFLCFLEDCERNDGSSEKPYYMSRNLMKIFDKKNKKQ
- the Ctl2 gene encoding choline transporter-like 2 isoform X2 codes for the protein MSVKHTRSADVRQAPQLIRIFSCRVVHGQKMAKSQVPADLGQPIPYDPDFNGPLKNRSCTDIICLLLFLIFIGCWAGIAIYAFTSGDPYTLLVPRDSAGSRCGLDHNVKDKPYLFFFDLTKCFGPTVPFTGCPTTQVCVKECPSEYFYFPNQEEEFRKLICSYDVTPTDKIEAKDAVEKKKCAEWYLKSQPFEKRCIPILNDEVVNNITSTVNDMNPEKLLSSVKNIKALSQVEQIGQNVVDDLINSWWKILIGVAIAVAICIIYIVIMRWLAALMVWLSLVGVLALLIAAVYFTTRKYIELKNDPILDDTDDKNVFESYATKKDTWLVLLIISSIALAIVLLILIFLRKRILLAIALVKEGSKAVSSVTSVLFFPLFPWIFQLAVIAFTICVALYLATTGEPQYKIRGMANSTCPCSAQGYKDGMICEPEKFAQDCMTDQYNLCSNVTCKFIAMNNPVLYPYLQAFNLLAFLWGSFFVSALGQMILASVFATWYWTFRKSNLPFFAVLDATCRVLRYHIGTLAFGSLIITICRLIRIMLEYVDQKLKKYDNEITRAILCCCKCFFWCLEKFLKFINRNAYIMCAIHGKNFCASAKDAFLLLMRNIVRVFVLDKVTDFLFFLGKLVITMGVGALSYLFFATDLTGIDNSGLNYNVVPVIVIMIITYIIASVFFSVYSMAVDTLFLCFLEDCERNDGSSEKPYYMSRNLMKIFDKKNKKQ
- the Ctl2 gene encoding choline transporter-like 2 isoform X5; this encodes MEKGQPIPYDPDFNGPLKNRSCTDIICLLLFLIFIGCWAGIAIYAFTSGDPYTLLVPRDSAGSRCGLDHNVKDKPYLFFFDLTKCFGPTVPFTGCPTTQVCVKECPSEYFYFPNQEEEFRKLICSYDVTPTDKIEAKDAVEKKKCAEWYLKSQPLLNRCLYNIGDRKSLKGDIGRKKGDEISEMKRHLNTFAMWTSLFVQNTIGYFTESEEAHQIGQNVVDDLINSWWKILIGVAIAVAICIIYIVIMRWLAALMVWLSLVGVLALLIAAVYFTTRKYIELKNDPILDDTDDKNVFESYATKKDTWLVLLIISSIALAIVLLILIFLRKRILLAIALVKEGSKAVSSVTSVLFFPLFPWIFQLAVIAFTICVALYLATTGEPQYKIRGMANSTCPCSAQGYKDGMICEPEKFAQDCMTDQYNLCSNVTCKFIAMNNPVLYPYLQAFNLLAFLWGSFFVSALGQMILASVFATWYWTFRKSNLPFFAVLDATCRVLRYHIGTLAFGSLIITICRLIRIMLEYVDQKLKKYDNEITRAILCCCKCFFWCLEKFLKFINRNAYIMCAIHGKNFCASAKDAFLLLMRNIVRVFVLDKVTDFLFFLGKLVITMGVGALSYLFFATDLTGIDNSGLNYNVVPVIVIMIITYIIASVFFSVYSMAVDTLFLCFLEDCERNDGSSEKPYYMSRNLMKIFDKKNKKQ
- the Ctl2 gene encoding choline transporter-like 2 isoform X4, coding for MSRNKRKSWQPIPYDPDFNGPLKNRSCTDIICLLLFLIFIGCWAGIAIYAFTSGDPYTLLVPRDSAGSRCGLDHNVKDKPYLFFFDLTKCFGPTVPFTGCPTTQVCVKECPSEYFYFPNQEEEFRKLICSYDVTPTDKIEAKDAVEKKKCAEWYLKSQPLLNRCLYNIGDRKSLKGDIGRKKGDEISEMKRHLNTFAMWTSLFVQNTIGYFTESEEAHQIGQNVVDDLINSWWKILIGVAIAVAICIIYIVIMRWLAALMVWLSLVGVLALLIAAVYFTTRKYIELKNDPILDDTDDKNVFESYATKKDTWLVLLIISSIALAIVLLILIFLRKRILLAIALVKEGSKAVSSVTSVLFFPLFPWIFQLAVIAFTICVALYLATTGEPQYKIRGMANSTCPCSAQGYKDGMICEPEKFAQDCMTDQYNLCSNVTCKFIAMNNPVLYPYLQAFNLLAFLWGSFFVSALGQMILASVFATWYWTFRKSNLPFFAVLDATCRVLRYHIGTLAFGSLIITICRLIRIMLEYVDQKLKKYDNEITRAILCCCKCFFWCLEKFLKFINRNAYIMCAIHGKNFCASAKDAFLLLMRNIVRVFVLDKVTDFLFFLGKLVITMGVGALSYLFFATDLTGIDNSGLNYNVVPVIVIMIITYIIASVFFSVYSMAVDTLFLCFLEDCERNDGSSEKPYYMSRNLMKIFDKKNKKQ